In Deltaproteobacteria bacterium, one genomic interval encodes:
- a CDS encoding DUF1302 domain-containing protein, with translation MRSSARWLVLGLAAVPWAGSPSHAYFLDQGRHFDLRLRAYSQLGIMTDSSEKDWPGNGPNTCVVNGKESNKCKYSAGDLAQHRNFYYPEFDAKLTDYTPWMHEVPGLSLVTPDDFRFRFAWWGFYDGLYDYLNGPWNFNRRNLKARESESDNINKESFTFNDQNKNARHIYARRNRINELYLDYKKGPLFLRAGRQSISWGESDDIVFMDRLNAFDLTLGAPGLYQDLDEARIPFWALRATYKVLDNWKGLSSVFGDAFVVPGVVDTTVPIDPIVGGVSPFNPDVPDPQLTANDLIKRNGFDPKNFQGLHLVVVSRQPAQTWANTRWGARLTGVVARDYTVQAWFAREFPVAPTPLLTGGPGGFDEGFKDTSPFKSIPLTLIDDRGFRTPICLNNLTNKPILKRFGAVGHTPAGRTCSYAEPIVTILDRQLESVIGLSSTWFSPRVNGIIRTEAEYFHDEEAVIPNQNLNPLAQVPRSILNGHFFTNTIPRTDYVRWLIGYDRFFFFRPVNPSNSFIVVAAIHGETNVFERRERDFRTAQQKPGKPATAPTTLPVCSPVALASKQCRIAPAKNFEDLKAFDNDYLSVALQTDYLHGRLEPRIVVLLWGSGIYGFQPLVTYRLTDNVLLTGTWVAIEGSRRAILGTFRGHDMVQLRLTFQLN, from the coding sequence ATGCGGAGCTCGGCACGTTGGCTGGTGCTCGGCCTGGCGGCTGTCCCCTGGGCCGGATCCCCGTCCCATGCCTACTTCCTCGACCAGGGCCGACACTTCGACCTCCGGCTCCGGGCCTACTCGCAGCTCGGGATCATGACCGATTCCTCGGAGAAGGACTGGCCGGGGAACGGACCGAACACCTGCGTCGTCAACGGGAAGGAGTCGAACAAGTGCAAGTACTCCGCCGGCGACCTGGCCCAGCACCGGAACTTCTACTACCCGGAGTTCGACGCCAAGCTCACCGACTACACGCCCTGGATGCACGAAGTCCCGGGGCTGTCGCTGGTCACGCCCGACGACTTCCGGTTCCGGTTCGCCTGGTGGGGCTTCTACGACGGCCTGTACGACTACCTGAACGGCCCGTGGAACTTCAACCGCCGCAACCTCAAGGCCAGGGAGTCGGAGAGCGACAACATCAACAAGGAGAGCTTCACCTTCAACGACCAGAACAAGAACGCACGTCACATCTACGCGCGCCGCAACCGCATCAACGAGCTGTACCTGGACTACAAGAAGGGGCCCCTCTTCCTGCGCGCCGGCCGCCAGTCCATCTCCTGGGGCGAGTCGGACGACATCGTCTTCATGGACCGGCTGAACGCGTTCGATCTGACGCTGGGGGCGCCCGGCCTGTACCAGGACCTGGACGAAGCGCGCATCCCGTTCTGGGCCCTGCGCGCGACCTACAAGGTGCTCGACAACTGGAAGGGGCTGTCGAGCGTGTTCGGCGACGCCTTCGTCGTACCGGGCGTCGTCGACACCACCGTGCCGATCGACCCGATCGTCGGGGGCGTGAGCCCCTTCAACCCCGACGTCCCCGACCCGCAGCTGACCGCGAATGATCTGATCAAGCGGAACGGCTTCGACCCCAAGAACTTCCAGGGTCTGCACCTCGTGGTGGTGAGCAGGCAGCCGGCGCAAACCTGGGCCAACACCCGGTGGGGCGCGCGCCTGACCGGCGTGGTCGCGCGCGACTACACGGTACAGGCCTGGTTCGCCCGCGAGTTCCCGGTAGCGCCGACCCCGCTCCTCACGGGCGGTCCGGGAGGCTTCGACGAGGGCTTCAAGGACACCAGCCCCTTCAAGTCGATACCCTTGACCCTGATCGACGACCGCGGCTTCAGGACCCCGATCTGCCTCAACAACCTCACGAACAAGCCGATCCTCAAGAGGTTCGGCGCTGTCGGCCACACGCCCGCCGGGCGTACCTGCTCGTACGCCGAGCCGATCGTGACCATCCTCGACCGCCAGCTCGAGTCCGTCATCGGCCTCTCGAGCACCTGGTTCAGCCCGCGCGTGAACGGCATCATCCGCACCGAGGCCGAGTACTTCCACGACGAGGAGGCGGTGATTCCCAACCAGAACCTGAACCCGCTCGCCCAGGTCCCCCGGTCGATCCTCAACGGGCACTTTTTCACGAACACGATCCCCCGGACCGACTACGTGCGCTGGCTGATCGGCTACGACCGGTTCTTCTTCTTCCGCCCCGTCAACCCCAGCAACAGCTTCATCGTCGTGGCGGCGATTCACGGCGAGACGAACGTGTTCGAGCGGCGCGAGCGCGACTTCCGCACGGCGCAGCAGAAGCCGGGGAAGCCGGCGACCGCCCCAACCACCCTGCCCGTCTGCAGCCCGGTGGCGCTCGCGAGCAAGCAGTGCCGGATCGCGCCGGCCAAGAACTTCGAGGACTTGAAGGCGTTCGACAACGACTACCTCTCGGTCGCGCTCCAAACCGACTACCTGCACGGGCGGCTCGAGCCGCGCATCGTCGTCCTCCTCTGGGGGAGCGGCATCTACGGCTTCCAGCCCCTGGTCACCTACCGGCTCACCGACAACGTCCTCCTCACCGGGACCTGGGTCGCGATCGAGGGCTCGCGCCGCGCCATCCTCGGGACCTTCCGGGGCCACGACATGGTGCAGCTGCGGCTGACCTTCCAGCTCAACTGA